The proteins below are encoded in one region of Brassica napus cultivar Da-Ae chromosome A6, Da-Ae, whole genome shotgun sequence:
- the LOC106346225 gene encoding protein FAM135B-like isoform X1 — MLRRLGWLIGLSQRSRQTKTLDAEAYVAARAVKPVLMVDTVQEIAVYIHRFHNLDLFQQGWYQIKISMRWEDGDNNNSSGIPSRVVQYEALDATSNESSGVWKIDDKDNSFLSQPFRIKYARQDVRLCMMVSFTMPLERYEGSATSAVILRFELLYSPIIESIDAFPAAAHDFRIPPKALSGLHSYCPVHFDTLHAVLIDVSVHVSVMKSAAYKRPAVLSSDSSNGKNLASGSVQSSKKIASADKKLVSFVKSLLEARDTLLEEMQRLSKAVGQTIDLSEFVSTMDNTLLPEPVEDEEGLGQGKQQNNLEKLNSPFDLENDDEWLHNFSKEHLSRTFHLLGTQLHHLWNTFLAFHRENNTKILEYLRDTWTKDRRAEWSIWMVYSKVEMPHHFISGMDDTSNHSSHKRATTSVLKLNDPAQVAATRADLHRRSIAQMRINNRGIQDMHIFGDPMRVPIVIIERVWNAPKRTFSDRSSMRHVDKIDSSLLNDENRSIKHNTPQHSGRELKIVVFVHGFQGHHLDLRLIRNQWLMIDPKIECLMSEANEDKTHGDFREMGQRLAHEVVSFFKKKMDKHAKYGRLKNVKLSFVGHSIGNVIIRAALADSLMGPYRKYLHTYLSLSGPHLGYLYSSNSLFNSGLWLLKKLKSTQVIHQLTLTDDPDLQNTFFYKLCKQKTLDSFKNIILLSSPQDGYVPYHSARIESCQPASSDNSKRSVAFLEMLNNCMDQIRGPTLETSHHQRVFMRCDVNFDTTLYGRNLNSFIGRAAHIEFLESDIFARFVMWSFQDLFR; from the exons ATGTTAAGACGTCTTGGATGGTTAATTGGACTGAGCCAGAGGAGTAGGCAGACAAAGACGCTTGATGCTGAGGCTTACGTAGCAGCCAGGGCGGTTAAGCCTGTGCTTATGGTCGACACTGTTCAGGAGATTGCTGTTTATATCCATAGGTTCCATAACCTTGATCTTTTCCAGCAAGG ATGGTATCaaataaaaatcagcatgagATGGGAGGATGGTGATAACAACAACTCCTCTGGGATTCCTTCTCGAGTTGTTCAGTATGAAG CTCTTGATGCAACCTCCAACGAATCATCTGGAGTGTGGAAGATAGATGATAAAGACAATAGTTTCTTATCACAGCCCTTCCGCATCAAATACGCTAGGCAGGATGTTCGTCTTTGCATGATGGTCTCTTTCACCATGCCATTGGAAAGATATGAG GGGTCAGCTACATCTGCTGTTATATTGAGGTTTGAGCTTTTATACTCTCCAATTATAGAGAGTATAGATGCTTTCCCTGCAGCTGCGCATGACTTTCGTATTCCTCCTAAAGCTCTCTCAGGCCTGCATTCTTACTGTCCGGTCCACTTTGACACCCTTCACGCTGTTCTTATCGATGTGAGTGTCCACGTCAGTGTCATGAAATCCGCTGCTTACAAACGTCCTGCAGTTTTGTCAAG TGATTCGAGTAATGGTAAAAATTTAGCCAGCGGCAGTGTTCagtcttccaagaaa ATTGCTTCTGCTGACAAGAAGCTGGTGTCATTCGTTAAATCCCTACTTGAAGCGCGTGACACTTTGCTTGAAGAAATGCAAAGACTAAGCAAGGCAGTTGGTCAAACAATCGACTTGTCTGAGTTTGTATCCACTATGGACAACACTCTTTTACCTGAACCtgttgaagatgaagaaggcTTAGGACAAGGCAAGCAGCAAAACAATCTTGAG AAATTGAATTCCCCATTTGATTTGGAAAATGATGATGAGTGGCTTCATAACTTCTCAAAAGAGCATCTATCTCGCACATTCCACTTACTAGGCACCCAGCTCCATCATCTTTGGAATACCTTTCTGGCGTTTCATCG GGAGAATAACACAAAAATCTTGGAATATCTTCGTGACACCTGGACAAAGGATCGAAGGGCTGAATGGTCAATATGGATGGTGTACTCAAAAGTTGAAATGCCGCATCATTTTATAAGTGGAATGGATGATACTTCAAACCACAGTTCGCATAAAAGAGCCACCACAAGTGTGTTGAAACTCAATGAT CCTGCGCAAGTTGCAGCCACCCGCGCTGATCTTCACCGTCGAAGCATTGCACAAATGCgg ATAAACAATCGAGGGATACAGGACATGCATATATTTGGTGATCCTATGAGAGTTCCTATTGTTATAATTGAACGTGTCTGGAACGCGCCAAAACGTACTTTCAGTGATAGATCCTCCATGAGACATGTTGATAAAATTGATTCTAGCTTGCTTAATGACGAGAATAGGTCAATAAAACATAATACTCCACAGCATAGTGGGCGTGAGCTGAAGATCGTCGTGTTTGTTCATGGTTTCCAG GGGCATCACTTAGACCTAAGGCTTATCCGGAACCAGTGGCTCATGATTGATCCAAAGATAGAGTGTCTCATGTCCGAGGCAAATGAGGATAAAACACATGGAGATTTCAGGGAAATGGGACAGAGGCTTGCACATGAAGTTGTCTCTTTCTTCAAGAAGAAAATGGATAAACATGCCAAATACGGACGCTTGAAAAACGTTAAGCTGAGTTTTGTTGGACATTCAATCGGCAATGTCATCATCAGAGCCGCACTAGCAG ATAGTTTGATGGGACCATACAGGAAGTATCTACACACATATCTATCGCTTTCGGGTCCACACTTGGGTTATCTATACAGTTCAAACTCCTTGTTTAATTCTGGACTTTGGCTCCTCAAGAAGTTGAAGAGTACTCAGGTTATTCATCAGCTCACGCTCACTGATGATCCTGATCTCCAGAACACTTTCTTTTACAAGCTCTGTAAG CAAAAGACGCTGGACAGTTTCAAGAATATTATTCTCCTGTCATCTCCTCAG GATGGGTATGTTCCATATCACTCAGCTAGGATCGAGTCGTGCCAACCAGCTTCTTCCGACAACTCAAAAAGAAGCGTTGCCTTCTTGGAGATGCTTAATAACTGTATGGACCAAATACGTGGGCCGACACTAGAAACTTCTCACCACCAGAGAGTGTTCATGCGCTGTGATGTCAACTTTGACACAACCTTGTATGGTCGTAACCTCAACTCGTTCATCGGTCGAGCTGCGCACATTGAGTTCCTGGAGTCTGATATCTTTGCAAGATTCGTAATGTGGTCATTCCAAGATCTATTCCGCTGA
- the LOC106346225 gene encoding protein FAM135B-like isoform X2, producing MLRRLGWLIGLSQRSRQTKTLDAEAYVAARAVKPVLMVDTVQEIAVYIHRFHNLDLFQQGWYQIKISMRWEDGDNNNSSGIPSRVVQYEALDATSNESSGVWKIDDKDNSFLSQPFRIKYARQDVRLCMMVSFTMPLERYEGSATSAVILRFELLYSPIIESIDAFPAAAHDFRIPPKALSGLHSYCPVHFDTLHAVLIDVSVHVSVMKSAAYKRPAVLSSDSSNGKNLASGSVQSSKKIASADKKLVSFVKSLLEARDTLLEEMQRLSKAVGQTIDLSEFVSTMDNTLLPEPVEDEEGLGQGKQQNNLEKLNSPFDLENDDEWLHNFSKEHLSRTFHLLGTQLHHLWNTFLAFHRENNTKILEYLRDTWTKDRRAEWSIWMVYSKVEMPHHFISGMDDTSNHSSHKRATTSVLKLNDPAQVAATRADLHRRSIAQMRDMHIFGDPMRVPIVIIERVWNAPKRTFSDRSSMRHVDKIDSSLLNDENRSIKHNTPQHSGRELKIVVFVHGFQGHHLDLRLIRNQWLMIDPKIECLMSEANEDKTHGDFREMGQRLAHEVVSFFKKKMDKHAKYGRLKNVKLSFVGHSIGNVIIRAALADSLMGPYRKYLHTYLSLSGPHLGYLYSSNSLFNSGLWLLKKLKSTQVIHQLTLTDDPDLQNTFFYKLCKQKTLDSFKNIILLSSPQDGYVPYHSARIESCQPASSDNSKRSVAFLEMLNNCMDQIRGPTLETSHHQRVFMRCDVNFDTTLYGRNLNSFIGRAAHIEFLESDIFARFVMWSFQDLFR from the exons ATGTTAAGACGTCTTGGATGGTTAATTGGACTGAGCCAGAGGAGTAGGCAGACAAAGACGCTTGATGCTGAGGCTTACGTAGCAGCCAGGGCGGTTAAGCCTGTGCTTATGGTCGACACTGTTCAGGAGATTGCTGTTTATATCCATAGGTTCCATAACCTTGATCTTTTCCAGCAAGG ATGGTATCaaataaaaatcagcatgagATGGGAGGATGGTGATAACAACAACTCCTCTGGGATTCCTTCTCGAGTTGTTCAGTATGAAG CTCTTGATGCAACCTCCAACGAATCATCTGGAGTGTGGAAGATAGATGATAAAGACAATAGTTTCTTATCACAGCCCTTCCGCATCAAATACGCTAGGCAGGATGTTCGTCTTTGCATGATGGTCTCTTTCACCATGCCATTGGAAAGATATGAG GGGTCAGCTACATCTGCTGTTATATTGAGGTTTGAGCTTTTATACTCTCCAATTATAGAGAGTATAGATGCTTTCCCTGCAGCTGCGCATGACTTTCGTATTCCTCCTAAAGCTCTCTCAGGCCTGCATTCTTACTGTCCGGTCCACTTTGACACCCTTCACGCTGTTCTTATCGATGTGAGTGTCCACGTCAGTGTCATGAAATCCGCTGCTTACAAACGTCCTGCAGTTTTGTCAAG TGATTCGAGTAATGGTAAAAATTTAGCCAGCGGCAGTGTTCagtcttccaagaaa ATTGCTTCTGCTGACAAGAAGCTGGTGTCATTCGTTAAATCCCTACTTGAAGCGCGTGACACTTTGCTTGAAGAAATGCAAAGACTAAGCAAGGCAGTTGGTCAAACAATCGACTTGTCTGAGTTTGTATCCACTATGGACAACACTCTTTTACCTGAACCtgttgaagatgaagaaggcTTAGGACAAGGCAAGCAGCAAAACAATCTTGAG AAATTGAATTCCCCATTTGATTTGGAAAATGATGATGAGTGGCTTCATAACTTCTCAAAAGAGCATCTATCTCGCACATTCCACTTACTAGGCACCCAGCTCCATCATCTTTGGAATACCTTTCTGGCGTTTCATCG GGAGAATAACACAAAAATCTTGGAATATCTTCGTGACACCTGGACAAAGGATCGAAGGGCTGAATGGTCAATATGGATGGTGTACTCAAAAGTTGAAATGCCGCATCATTTTATAAGTGGAATGGATGATACTTCAAACCACAGTTCGCATAAAAGAGCCACCACAAGTGTGTTGAAACTCAATGAT CCTGCGCAAGTTGCAGCCACCCGCGCTGATCTTCACCGTCGAAGCATTGCACAAATGCgg GACATGCATATATTTGGTGATCCTATGAGAGTTCCTATTGTTATAATTGAACGTGTCTGGAACGCGCCAAAACGTACTTTCAGTGATAGATCCTCCATGAGACATGTTGATAAAATTGATTCTAGCTTGCTTAATGACGAGAATAGGTCAATAAAACATAATACTCCACAGCATAGTGGGCGTGAGCTGAAGATCGTCGTGTTTGTTCATGGTTTCCAG GGGCATCACTTAGACCTAAGGCTTATCCGGAACCAGTGGCTCATGATTGATCCAAAGATAGAGTGTCTCATGTCCGAGGCAAATGAGGATAAAACACATGGAGATTTCAGGGAAATGGGACAGAGGCTTGCACATGAAGTTGTCTCTTTCTTCAAGAAGAAAATGGATAAACATGCCAAATACGGACGCTTGAAAAACGTTAAGCTGAGTTTTGTTGGACATTCAATCGGCAATGTCATCATCAGAGCCGCACTAGCAG ATAGTTTGATGGGACCATACAGGAAGTATCTACACACATATCTATCGCTTTCGGGTCCACACTTGGGTTATCTATACAGTTCAAACTCCTTGTTTAATTCTGGACTTTGGCTCCTCAAGAAGTTGAAGAGTACTCAGGTTATTCATCAGCTCACGCTCACTGATGATCCTGATCTCCAGAACACTTTCTTTTACAAGCTCTGTAAG CAAAAGACGCTGGACAGTTTCAAGAATATTATTCTCCTGTCATCTCCTCAG GATGGGTATGTTCCATATCACTCAGCTAGGATCGAGTCGTGCCAACCAGCTTCTTCCGACAACTCAAAAAGAAGCGTTGCCTTCTTGGAGATGCTTAATAACTGTATGGACCAAATACGTGGGCCGACACTAGAAACTTCTCACCACCAGAGAGTGTTCATGCGCTGTGATGTCAACTTTGACACAACCTTGTATGGTCGTAACCTCAACTCGTTCATCGGTCGAGCTGCGCACATTGAGTTCCTGGAGTCTGATATCTTTGCAAGATTCGTAATGTGGTCATTCCAAGATCTATTCCGCTGA
- the LOC125610160 gene encoding amino acid permease 8-like, with protein sequence MKSFDAVHNPSAVESADANVDDDGREKRTGTLMTASAHIITAVIGSGVLSLAWAIAQLGWVAGTLILVTFAVVNYYTSTMLADCYRSDAGARNYTYMDVVRSYLGGRKVQLCGLAQYGCLVGVTIGYTITASISLVAIWKATCFHKKGHGAKCSIPNYPFMVAFGVVEIFLSQLPNFHKLSFLSIIAAIMSFSYASIGIGLAISVVASGKVGKTSVTGTVVGVDVTASDKIWKAFQATGDIAFSYSFSTILVEIQDTLRSSPPENKVMKKATLAGVSTTTVFYILCGCMGYAAFGNRAPGDFLTDFGFYEPYWLINFANACIVLHLIAAYQVFAQPIFQLVENKCNKAWPENNFINKEHSINIPFLGKWRINFFRLVWRTAYVILTTFVAVIFPFFNSILGLIGATAFWPLTVYFPVEMHISQRKVKKYSMKWNALKLLISVCLIVSLLAAIGSIVGLINSVKAYKPFHS encoded by the exons ATGAAAAGCTTTGACGCGGTGCATAATCCCTCTGCGGTGGAATCCGCTGACGCCAACGTCGACGATGATGGTCGGGAGAAGAGAACGGGGACGTTGATGACGGCGAGTGCGCACATAATCACGGCTGTGATAGGTTCCGGAGTGTTGTCGTTGGCTTGGGCTATAGCACAACTTGGTTGGGTGGCAGGAACATTGATTCTTGTAACTTTTGCCGTCGTCAATTACTACACATCCACTATGCTCGCCGATTGTTATAGATCGGACGCCGGAGCTCGCAACTATACGTACATGGACGTCGTTCGATCTTACCTTG GTGGTAGGAAAGTGCAGTTATGTGGACTGGCACAATACGGGTGTCTCGTAGGGGTCACTATTGGTTACACCATCACTGCATCTATAAGTTTAGT AGCGATTTGGAAAGCAACTTGTTTTCATAAAAAAGGACATGGTGCGAAATGCTCCATCCCAAATTATCCATTCATGGTGGCCTTCGGGGTCGTGGAAATTTTTCTTAGTCAGCTTCCTAATTTTCACAAGCTCTCTTTTCTCTCCATTATCGCCGCCATTATGTCATTCTCTTATGCGTCTATCGGAATTGGTTTAGCCATTTCCGTTGTGGCAA GTGGAAAGGTTGGTAAGACGAGTGTGACGGGCACGGTGGTTGGAGTGGACGTGACCGCATCTGACAAAATATGGAAGGCGTTTCAAGCAACTGGAGACATTGCATTTTCATACTCTTTTTCCACTATTCTCGTTGAGATTCAG GATACATTGAGATCAAGCCCACCAGAAAACAAAGTCATGAAAAAAGCAACACTTGCCGGAGTCTCAACTACAACTGTTTTCTACATCTTATGTGGCTGCATGGGATATGCTGCATTTGGAAACCGAGCCCCCGGAGACTTCCTTACTGACTTTGGTTTTTATGAACCTTACTGGCTCATCAATTTTGCCAATGCTTGCATCGTCCTCCACCTAATTGCAGCCTATCAG GTGTTTGCACAACCAATTTTCCAACTTGTTGAGAACAAATGCAACAAAGCATGGCCAGAAAACAATTTCATCAACAAAGAACATTCGATAAACATACCATTCCTCGGAAAATGGCGCATCAACTTCTTCAGACTGGTGTGGAGGACAGCATATGTGATTTTGACAACATTTGTTGCAGTGATATTCCCCTTCTTCAACTCGATCTTGGGCCTTATCGGAGCAACAGCATTCTGGCCGCTAACAGTTTACTTCCCAGTGGAGATGCACATCTCGCAGAGAAAGGTTAAGAAGTATTCTATGAAATGGAATGCGTTGAAACTCCTTATATCggtttgtttgattgtttcgCTCCTAGCTGCAATAGGATCCATTGTCGGCTTGATAAATAGTGTCAAGGCATACAAGCCTTTCCATAGTTAA
- the LOC106349715 gene encoding amino acid permease 8-like: MKSFDTVESGDATGNNFDDDGREKRTGTLMTASAHIITAVVGSGVLSLAWAIAQLGWVAGIVILVTFAVINYYTSTMLADCYRSDTGTRNCTYMDVVRAYLGGRKVQLCGLAQYGCFIGVTIGYTITASISLVAIGKANCFHDKGHGEKCSMPNYPFMAVFGIVEIILSQIPSFHKLSFLSIIATVMSFSYASIGIGLAMAVVASGKVGKTGATGTVVGVEVTASDKIWKSFQATGDIAFSYAYSSILVEIQDTLRSSPPENKVMKKASLAGVSTTTFFYMLCGCIGYAAFGNKAPGDFLTDFFYEPYWLIDFANACIVLHLIAAYQVFAQPIFQFVENKCNKAWPESNFITKEHSMNILFLGKCRISFFRLVWRTAYVIFTTVVAMIFPFFNAILGLIGAAAFWPLTVYFPVEMHISQRKIKKHSMRWIGLKLLVLVCLIVTLLAAIGSIVGLIKSVKAYKHFHS; this comes from the exons ATGAAGAGCTTTGATACGGTGGAATCCGGTGACGCCACCGGGAATAACTTCGACGATGATGGTCGGGAGAAGAGAACGGGGACGTTGATGACGGCGAGTGCGCACATAATCACGGCGGTGGTAGGCTCAGGAGTGTTGTCGTTGGCTTGGGCTATAGCACAACTTGGTTGGGTGGCAGGAATAGTGATTCTTGTAACTTTTGCCGTCATCAATTACTACACATCCACTATGCTCGCTGATTGTTATCGGTCGGACACCGGAACACGCAATTGTACTTACATGGACGTCGTCCGAGCTTACCTTG GTGGTAGGAAAGTGCAGTTATGTGGACTGGCACAATACGGGTGTTTCATAGGGGTCACTATTGGTTACACCATCACTGCATCCATAAGCTTAGT AGCGATTGGGAAAGCAAATTGTTTTCATGACAAAGGACATGGGGAGAAATGTTCCATGCCAAATTATCCATTCATGGCGGTCTTCGGGATCGTGGAGATTATTCTTAGTCAGATTCCTAGCTTTCACAAGCTCTCTTTTCTCTCCATTATCGCCACCGTTATGTCCTTTTCTTATGCGTCTATCGGAATTGGTTTAGCCATGGCCGTTGTGGCAA GTGGGAAGGTTGGCAAGACGGGGGCTACGGGCACAGTGGTTGGAGTGGAGGTAACTGCCTCTGACAAAATATGGAAGTCTTTTCAAGCGACTGGAGACATTGCTTTTTCATACGCTTATTCCAGTATTCTCGTTGAGATTCAG GATACATTGAGATCAAGCCCGCCAGAGAACAAAGTCATGAAGAAAGCAAGCCTTGCCGGAGTCTCAACTACAACTTTTTTCTACATGTTATGTGGCTGCATTGGATACGCCGCATTTGGAAACAAAGCCCCTGGAGACTTCCTTACCGACTTTTTTTATGAACCTTACTGGCTCATCGATTTTGCCAATGCTTGCATTGTCCTCCACCTAATAGCAGCCTATCAG GTGTTTGCACAACCAATATTCCAATTTGTTGAGAACAAATGCAACAAAGCATGGCCAGAAAGCAATTTCATCACCAAAGAACATTCGATGAACATACTATTCCTCGGAAAATGTCGCATCAGCTTCTTCAGACTGGTGTGGAGGACAGCTTATGTGATTTTCACAACAGTTGTAGCAATGATATTCCCCTTCTTTAACGCGATCTTGGGTCTTATCGGGGCAGCCGCATTCTGGCCGCTAACAGTTTACTTCCCGGTGGAGATGCACATCTCGCAGAGAAAGATTAAGAAGCATTCTATGAGATGGATAGGGTTGAAACTCCTTGTATTGGTTTGTTTGATTGTTACCCTCCTAGCCGCAATAGGATCCATCGTCGGCTTGATAAAAAGTGTCAAGGCATACAAGCATTTCCACAGTTAA
- the LOC125575822 gene encoding amino acid permease 8-like — MESKPSGPVALTAEEEAVSLNQSLSLSLYLKPLSMPSDPRIVSLLKEIIWFVLETLIDSYFYNTWSLICRLREDTLRSSPPENKVMKKASLAGVSTTTFFYMLCGCIGYAAFGNKAPGDFLTDFFYEPYWLIDFANACIVLHLIAAYQVFAQPIFQFVENKCNKAWPESNFITKEHSMNILFLGKCRISFFRLVWRTAYVIFTTVVAMIFPFFNAILGLIGAAAFWPLTVYFPVEMHISQRKIKKHSMRWIGLKLLVLVCLIVTLLAAIGSIVGLIKSVKAYKHFHS, encoded by the exons ATGGAATCGAAACCCAGTGGACCAGTGGCGTTAACAGCGGAGGAAGAAGCCGTTTCCTTGAatcagtctctctctctctctctctatctgaaACCATTAAGCATGCCATCAGATCCCAGAATCGTGTCATTGTTGAAGGAAATAATCTG GTTTGTATTGGAGACTTTGATTGATTCCTACTTCTACAACACTTGGTCCCTCATTTGTCGGCTGCGAGAG GATACATTGAGATCAAGCCCGCCAGAGAACAAAGTCATGAAGAAAGCAAGCCTTGCCGGAGTCTCAACTACAACTTTTTTCTACATGTTATGTGGCTGCATTGGATACGCCGCATTTGGAAACAAAGCCCCTGGAGACTTCCTTACCGACTTTTTTTATGAACCTTACTGGCTCATCGATTTTGCCAATGCTTGCATTGTCCTCCACCTAATAGCAGCCTATCAG GTGTTTGCACAACCAATATTCCAATTTGTTGAGAACAAATGCAACAAAGCATGGCCAGAAAGCAATTTCATCACCAAAGAACATTCGATGAACATACTATTCCTCGGAAAATGTCGCATCAGCTTCTTCAGACTGGTGTGGAGGACAGCTTATGTGATTTTCACAACAGTTGTAGCAATGATATTCCCCTTCTTTAACGCGATCTTGGGTCTTATCGGGGCAGCCGCATTCTGGCCGCTAACAGTTTACTTCCCGGTGGAGATGCACATCTCGCAGAGAAAGATTAAGAAGCATTCTATGAGATGGATAGGGTTGAAACTCCTTGTATTGGTTTGTTTGATTGTTACCCTTCTAGCCGCAATAGGATCCATCGTCGGCTTGATAAAAAGTGTCAAGGCATACAAGCATTTCCACAGTTAA